One Bos taurus isolate L1 Dominette 01449 registration number 42190680 breed Hereford chromosome 3, ARS-UCD2.0, whole genome shotgun sequence DNA window includes the following coding sequences:
- the SLC16A1 gene encoding monocarboxylate transporter 1 isoform X1, whose amino-acid sequence MPPAVGGPVGYTPPDGGWGWAVVIGAFISIGFSYAFPKSITVFFKEIEGIFNATTSEVSWISSIMLAVMYGGGPISSVLVNKYGSRPVMIVGGILSGSGLIAASFCNTVQELYFSVGVIGGLGLAFNLNPALTMIGKYFYKRRPLANGLAMAGSPVFLSTLAPLNQAFFMIYGWRGSFLILGGLLLNCCVAGALMRPIGPKPTTAEKEKSKGSLQEAGKYETKKGASDANTDLIGGNPKEEKKSIFQTLNTFLDLSLFKHRGFLLYLSGNVLMFFGLFTPLVFLSNYGKSKHYSSEKAAFLLSILAFVDMVARPSMGLVANTKWVRPRVQYFFAASIIANGLCHLAAPLSSTYIELCIYAGFFGFAFGWLSSVLFETLMDLVGPQRFSSAVGLVTIVECCPVLLGPPVLGRLNDIYGDYKYTYWACGIILIVAGIYLFIGMGINYRLLEKEQKAEKQQKKESKDEETNVDVAEKPKEVIDAAESPEHKATEEDPKEAESPV is encoded by the exons ATGCCACCAGCAGTTGGAGGTCCAGTTGGATACACCCCCCCAgatggaggctgggggtgggcagtggTAATTGGAGCTTTCATTTCCATCGGCTTCTCTTATGCGTTCCCCAAATCTATTACTGTGTTCTTCAAAGAAATTGAAGGTATATTTAATGCCACCACCAGTGAAGTGTCATGGATATCTTCCATCATGTTGGCTGTCATGTATGGTGGAG GTCCTATCAGCAGTGTCCTAGTGAATAAATATGGCAGTCGTCCAGTCATGATTGTTGGTGGCATCTTGTCAGGCAGTGGCTTGATTGCTGCTTCCTTCTGTAACACTGTGCAGGAACTTTACTTTTCTGTTGGAGTCATTGGAG GTCTTGGGCTTGCCTTCAACTTAAATCCGGCTTTGACCATGATTGGCAAGTATTTCTATAAGAGACGACCGCTGGCAAATGGACTAGCCATGGCAGGCAGCCCTGTGTTCCTCTCTACCCTGGCCCCCCTCAACCAGGCTTTCTTTATGATCTACGGCTGGAGAGGAAGCTTCCTAATTCTCGGGGGCTTACTATTAAACTGCTGTGTGGCTGGAGCTCTGATGAGACCAATAGGGCCCAAACCAACCACTGCAGAGAAAGAGAAGTCTAAAGGATCCCTTCAGGAAGCTGGAAAATATGAGACGAAAAAGGGGGCAAGTGATGCAAATACAGATCTCATTGGAGGAaaccccaaagaagagaaaaaatcaaTCTTCCAAACACTTAATACATTCCTGGACTTAAGTCTGTTCAAGCACAGAGGCTTTTTGCTTTACCTGTCTGGAAATGTGCTCATGTTTTTTGGACTATTTACACCATTGGTCTTTCTTAGCAATTATGGCAAGAGTAAGCATTACTCTAGTGAGAAGGctgccttccttctttccattcTGGCTTTTGTTGACATGGTAGCCAGACCTTCTATGGGACTTGTAGCCAACACAAAGTGGGTAAGACCTCGAGTTCAGTATTTTTTTGCCGCGTCTATTATTGCAAATGGACTGTGTCATCTGGCAGCACCTTTATCCTCTACCTATATAGAGCTCTGTATCTACGCGGGATTCTTTGGATTTGCTTTTGGGTGGCTCAGCTCAGTACTGTTTGAAACGCTGATGGACcttgtgggaccccagagattCTCCAGTGCTGTGGGATTGGTGACCATTGTGGAGTGCTGTCCTGTCCTCCTGGGACCACCAGTTTTAG GTCGTCTCAATGACATATATGGAGACTACAAATACACATACTGGGCATGTGGCATAATCCTTATTGTCGCAGGCATCTATCTTTTCATTGGCATGGGCATCAATTACCGActtcttgaaaaagaacagaaagctgagaagcagcagaaaaaggaaagtaaagatGAGGAGACCAATGTAGATGTTGCTGAGAAGCCAAAAGAAGTCATCGATGCAGCAGAATCTCCAGAACATAAAGCCACAGAAGAAGACCCCAAAGAGGCGGAGAGTCCAGTTTGA